A genomic stretch from Telopea speciosissima isolate NSW1024214 ecotype Mountain lineage chromosome 7, Tspe_v1, whole genome shotgun sequence includes:
- the LOC122669773 gene encoding 60S ribosomal protein L22-2-like has product MSKSTKVVPKGKKKGASFVIDCAKPVEDKIMDIASLEKFLQERIKVGGKAGALGDSITITRDKTKITVTSDNPLSKRYLKYLTKKYLKKHNVRDWLRVIASNKDRNVYELRYFNIAENEGEEED; this is encoded by the exons atgagtaaGTCGACGAAAGTTGTTcccaagggcaagaagaagggAGCAAGCTTCGTTATCGACTGCGCGAAGCCTGTGGAAGACAAAATCATGGACATAGCGTCCTTGGAGAAGTTTTTGCAGGAGAGaatcaaggtcggaggcaaggctGGTGCCCTCGGTGATTCCATTACCATCACTCGTGATAAGACTAAGATCACCGTTACTTCCGACAACCCCTTATCCAAGAG GTACTTGAAATATCTAacaaagaagtatttgaagaaGCACAATGTGAGGGATTGGTTGCGTGTCATTGCATCAAACAAAGACCGCAATGTCTATGAGCTGCGATACTTCAACATTGCTGAGAACGAGGGTGAGGAAGAGGATTGA
- the LOC122669769 gene encoding ectonucleotide pyrophosphatase/phosphodiesterase family member 3-like isoform X1, giving the protein MGSASFPVLASSKPNSSPAQEGDTPNPSTALLAFDTDSSSPDPPRQKPITTILFVVLIIITCISLAASGAFAFLFFSSTSRSHQLSTSPAHQSAASPAYQPSAPTETPVETETKARPQTKLDHPVVLLISSDGFRFGYQFKAPTPNIGRLIANGTEAETGLISVFPTLTFPNHYSIVTGLYPAYHGIINNYFADPVTGDTFNMGSHEPKWWLGEPLWETVVNHGLKAATYFWPGSEVHKGSWNCPTNLCQFYNGSVPFDERVDTVLNYFDLPSSEIPVFMTLYFEDPDHQGHQVGADDPEITEAVARIDRMIGRVIDGLEKRGVFEDVTIIMVGDHGMVGTCDKKLIYLHDLTPWIDIPKDWVQSYTPLLAIRPPAGVSPSDVVGKMMDGLSSGKVENGKNLKIFLKEDLPDRLHYVGNDRIPPIIGLVAEGFKVEQTRSKRKECGGAHGYDNAFFSMRTIFIGHGPQFARGRKVPSFENVQIYNVITSILNIQGAPNNGSASFPETILLPSS; this is encoded by the coding sequence ATGGGTTCTGCTTCTTTTCCCGTCTTAGCCTCATCCAAGCCCAATTCTTCGCCTGCACAGGAGGGAGACACACCTAACCCATCCACTGCCCTTCTTGCCTTCGACACTGACTCCTCCTCACCGGACCCTCCTCGTCAGAAACCCATCACCACCATCCTCTTCGTTGTTCTAATCATCATCACCTGCATCTCCCTCGCTGCCTCTGGCGCCTTcgctttcctcttcttctcctccacttcTCGTTCTCACCAACTCTCCACTTCTCCTGCCCACCAATCTGCCGCTTCTCCTGCCTACCAACCTTCAGCTCCTACAGAAACACCAgtagaaactgaaaccaaagCTCGCCCCCAAACCAAGCTCGATCATCCCGTtgttcttctcatctcttctgaTGGGTTCCGATTTGGGTATCAATTCAAAGCTCCTACCCCCAACATAGGCCGTCTGATTGCCAACGGCACTGAAGCCGAAACTGGTCTCATCTCTGTTTTCCCTACCCTTACGTTCCCCAACCATTACTCGATCGTCACCGGTCTCTACCCTGCCTACCATGGCATCATCAATAATTATTTCGCCGATCCCGTTACTGGCGACACTTTCAACATGGGCAGTCACGAACCCAAATGGTGGCTGGGCGAACCCTTGTGGGAAACCGTGGTCAATCATGGATTGAAGGCTGCTACCTATTTCTGGCCCGGCTCTGAAGTACATAAAGGTTCCTGGAATTGCCCTACCAATCTCTGCCAATTTTACAATGGTTCTGTGCCTTTCGATGAACGGGTTGATACAGTCCTAAACTACTTTGATCTTCCTAGTAGTGAGATCCCTGTATTCATGACTCTGTATTTTGAAGACCCGGATCATCAGGGTCACCAGGTTGGAGCTGACGATCCGGAGATCACTGAAGCAGTTGCCAGAATTGATAGGATGATCGGAAGGGTGATTGACGGGCTGGAGAAAAGAGGGGTTTTTGAAGATGTCACCATAATTATGGTTGGTGATCATGGAATGGTCGGTACCTGTGATAAAAAGCTCATCTATCTTCATGATCTCACCCCCTGGATTGACATCCCGAAGGATTGGGTCCAATCCTATACTCCTTTGCTTGCGATTCGGCCTCCAGCAGGTGTCTCCCCTTCGGATGTTGTAGGCAAGATGATGGACGGTTTGAGCTCTGGGAAGGTTGAAAATGGAAAGAATCTCAAGATTTTTCTTAAGGAGGATCTGCCGGATCGACTTCACTATGTGGGGAACGATAGAATTCCACCCATAATAGGACTAGTTGCAGAAGGGTTTAAGGTGGAGCAAACTAGATCGAAGCGGAAAGAATGTGGAGGAGCGCATGGATACGACAATGCATTCTTCTCCATGAGAACCATTTTCATCGGTCATGGACCTCAGTTTGCTAGAGGTCGCAAGGTCCCATCCTTCGAGAATGTCCAAATATACAATGTAATCACTTCTATCCTTAACATACAGGGAGCCCCTAATAATGGATCAGCGTCGTTTCCAGAAACTATTCTTTTGCCCAGCTCCTGA
- the LOC122669769 gene encoding ectonucleotide pyrophosphatase/phosphodiesterase family member 3-like isoform X2 has translation MGSASFPVLASSKPNSSPAQEGDTPNPSTALLAFDTDSSSPDPPRQKPITTILFVVLIIITCISLAASGAFAFLFFSSTSRSHQLSTSPAHQSATPVETETKARPQTKLDHPVVLLISSDGFRFGYQFKAPTPNIGRLIANGTEAETGLISVFPTLTFPNHYSIVTGLYPAYHGIINNYFADPVTGDTFNMGSHEPKWWLGEPLWETVVNHGLKAATYFWPGSEVHKGSWNCPTNLCQFYNGSVPFDERVDTVLNYFDLPSSEIPVFMTLYFEDPDHQGHQVGADDPEITEAVARIDRMIGRVIDGLEKRGVFEDVTIIMVGDHGMVGTCDKKLIYLHDLTPWIDIPKDWVQSYTPLLAIRPPAGVSPSDVVGKMMDGLSSGKVENGKNLKIFLKEDLPDRLHYVGNDRIPPIIGLVAEGFKVEQTRSKRKECGGAHGYDNAFFSMRTIFIGHGPQFARGRKVPSFENVQIYNVITSILNIQGAPNNGSASFPETILLPSS, from the exons ATGGGTTCTGCTTCTTTTCCCGTCTTAGCCTCATCCAAGCCCAATTCTTCGCCTGCACAGGAGGGAGACACACCTAACCCATCCACTGCCCTTCTTGCCTTCGACACTGACTCCTCCTCACCGGACCCTCCTCGTCAGAAACCCATCACCACCATCCTCTTCGTTGTTCTAATCATCATCACCTGCATCTCCCTCGCTGCCTCTGGCGCCTTcgctttcctcttcttctcctccacttcTCGTTCTCACCAACTCTCCACTTCTCCTGCCCACCAATCTGC AACACCAgtagaaactgaaaccaaagCTCGCCCCCAAACCAAGCTCGATCATCCCGTtgttcttctcatctcttctgaTGGGTTCCGATTTGGGTATCAATTCAAAGCTCCTACCCCCAACATAGGCCGTCTGATTGCCAACGGCACTGAAGCCGAAACTGGTCTCATCTCTGTTTTCCCTACCCTTACGTTCCCCAACCATTACTCGATCGTCACCGGTCTCTACCCTGCCTACCATGGCATCATCAATAATTATTTCGCCGATCCCGTTACTGGCGACACTTTCAACATGGGCAGTCACGAACCCAAATGGTGGCTGGGCGAACCCTTGTGGGAAACCGTGGTCAATCATGGATTGAAGGCTGCTACCTATTTCTGGCCCGGCTCTGAAGTACATAAAGGTTCCTGGAATTGCCCTACCAATCTCTGCCAATTTTACAATGGTTCTGTGCCTTTCGATGAACGGGTTGATACAGTCCTAAACTACTTTGATCTTCCTAGTAGTGAGATCCCTGTATTCATGACTCTGTATTTTGAAGACCCGGATCATCAGGGTCACCAGGTTGGAGCTGACGATCCGGAGATCACTGAAGCAGTTGCCAGAATTGATAGGATGATCGGAAGGGTGATTGACGGGCTGGAGAAAAGAGGGGTTTTTGAAGATGTCACCATAATTATGGTTGGTGATCATGGAATGGTCGGTACCTGTGATAAAAAGCTCATCTATCTTCATGATCTCACCCCCTGGATTGACATCCCGAAGGATTGGGTCCAATCCTATACTCCTTTGCTTGCGATTCGGCCTCCAGCAGGTGTCTCCCCTTCGGATGTTGTAGGCAAGATGATGGACGGTTTGAGCTCTGGGAAGGTTGAAAATGGAAAGAATCTCAAGATTTTTCTTAAGGAGGATCTGCCGGATCGACTTCACTATGTGGGGAACGATAGAATTCCACCCATAATAGGACTAGTTGCAGAAGGGTTTAAGGTGGAGCAAACTAGATCGAAGCGGAAAGAATGTGGAGGAGCGCATGGATACGACAATGCATTCTTCTCCATGAGAACCATTTTCATCGGTCATGGACCTCAGTTTGCTAGAGGTCGCAAGGTCCCATCCTTCGAGAATGTCCAAATATACAATGTAATCACTTCTATCCTTAACATACAGGGAGCCCCTAATAATGGATCAGCGTCGTTTCCAGAAACTATTCTTTTGCCCAGCTCCTGA